One bacterium DNA segment encodes these proteins:
- a CDS encoding toll/interleukin-1 receptor domain-containing protein, translating into MSRALGIPVFFRSAPASPSANLPIEIPLEESSHSAIVALVEDHMVADDSWSSYIAVLWKKTRRVGSPHRLYPVALNANAFNLDRDVASDNFIRLYDIGKVARMSLLMSSLSHELCRILLHRPRIAQLGTAGRTRFSPAPITLFISHAKADGLKEAEALQRHIATQTSLKTFFDAQDLPPGFDFEKEIEANAACCTLVSIKTDAYASREWCRREVVAAKRYGSPLIVVNAVRRGEDRSFPYLGNVPTVRWMSGSARCLKAVTDLAITEVLRYAYFKGHLEEISRLVGVRGKRVCLPRPPELLNLLDIAGLSHGRNGRRPVVIYPDPPLGDEEMELVSGFAPGAVMTTPTQLPMNGG; encoded by the coding sequence ATGTCCCGAGCGCTCGGGATTCCGGTCTTTTTCAGGAGTGCCCCCGCTTCCCCGTCCGCAAACCTCCCGATCGAAATCCCTCTGGAGGAGTCGAGCCACAGCGCCATCGTCGCTCTGGTTGAAGACCACATGGTTGCAGACGATAGTTGGTCCAGTTACATTGCCGTCCTTTGGAAAAAGACGAGACGGGTGGGCTCCCCGCACCGTCTCTACCCCGTAGCCCTAAACGCCAACGCGTTCAACCTCGATCGAGACGTTGCCAGTGACAACTTCATCCGTCTCTACGACATAGGCAAGGTAGCCAGGATGTCCTTGCTCATGAGTTCCCTGTCCCACGAACTTTGCCGCATCCTCCTTCACCGTCCGAGGATCGCTCAATTAGGTACGGCGGGGAGGACCCGGTTCAGCCCCGCCCCGATCACATTGTTCATCAGCCACGCGAAGGCGGACGGCCTCAAAGAGGCGGAAGCCCTGCAAAGGCACATCGCCACCCAGACTTCCTTGAAAACCTTTTTCGACGCACAAGATCTTCCTCCGGGTTTCGACTTCGAGAAGGAGATCGAGGCCAACGCCGCATGTTGTACCCTTGTCTCCATCAAGACGGATGCCTATGCGTCCCGGGAGTGGTGCAGGCGCGAGGTGGTCGCCGCGAAGAGGTACGGAAGTCCACTCATTGTCGTCAACGCCGTCCGGCGCGGAGAGGACCGGAGTTTTCCTTATCTGGGGAACGTCCCTACTGTCCGGTGGATGTCGGGGAGCGCTCGTTGCCTCAAGGCCGTCACCGACCTCGCGATAACGGAAGTCCTCCGGTACGCCTACTTCAAGGGGCACCTGGAGGAGATAAGCCGCTTGGTCGGGGTACGGGGCAAGAGGGTTTGTCTGCCCCGTCCCCCGGAGTTACTGAACTTGCTCGACATCGCGGGTCTGTCGCATGGGCGAAACGGGCGCCGTCCGGTGGTCATCTACCCGGACCCCCCGCTGGGGGATGAGGAGATGGAATTGGTTTCCGGGTTTGCGCCGGGAGCGGTCATGACGACACCGACCCAACTGCCGATGAACGGCGGATAA
- a CDS encoding restriction endonuclease subunit S, with protein MSTIGWEPKALGKCVKFLSGGTPSKSRSDFWDGDIPWVSSGEMTQRRIIETKLHINEQGALEGSRIVPSNTVLAVVRGMSLAKEFRVSITQREMAFNQDIKAFTCDPNVESEFLFYALLARQEHIRDLATEASHGTKKLETDVLARFPILVPRLEVQRRVIAVILAYDDLIENNRRRMVLLEDAARQLYREWFVRLRFPGHEHTRIVDGVPEGWEWKKIGEIAECIGGGTPSTTVSTYWEDGGVTWVTPTDVTKNKHFVLLDSAKKITEAGLISSSAKLVPPYAILMTSRASVGYFAIAGKEVCTNQGFISIVVGEPTLSPYLLFHLSERVEEIRAMGSGSTFPEVSRGKFREFQVLVPRHALSVSFYEQTTKLLRQIRVLKQQNESLQAARDLLLPHLMSGEIAV; from the coding sequence ATGAGTACGATCGGCTGGGAGCCGAAGGCCCTTGGGAAATGCGTAAAATTTCTTTCTGGAGGGACGCCTAGCAAAAGCCGGAGCGACTTCTGGGATGGCGATATTCCGTGGGTTAGTTCCGGGGAGATGACTCAACGGCGCATTATTGAAACGAAGTTGCACATAAACGAGCAGGGAGCTTTAGAAGGCAGTCGAATTGTCCCATCAAATACAGTTCTGGCCGTTGTGCGGGGCATGTCACTAGCGAAGGAGTTCCGTGTATCGATTACTCAGCGCGAGATGGCTTTTAATCAAGACATCAAGGCGTTCACCTGCGATCCGAATGTGGAGTCGGAGTTTTTGTTCTACGCTCTACTGGCTCGGCAGGAACACATTCGTGACCTTGCAACCGAGGCGTCGCACGGGACCAAGAAGTTAGAGACCGATGTCCTCGCTAGATTCCCCATCTTAGTTCCAAGGCTTGAAGTGCAACGACGCGTTATCGCGGTCATCTTGGCCTACGACGACCTGATCGAGAACAACCGGAGGCGGATGGTGCTGCTGGAGGATGCGGCGCGGCAACTGTACCGCGAGTGGTTCGTCCGCCTCCGTTTCCCCGGTCACGAGCACACCCGTATCGTCGACGGCGTGCCGGAAGGGTGGGAGTGGAAGAAAATCGGCGAGATCGCGGAATGTATAGGGGGTGGGACACCCTCAACGACGGTGTCAACCTATTGGGAGGATGGTGGTGTAACGTGGGTTACCCCGACCGACGTCACGAAAAACAAGCATTTTGTCTTGCTCGATTCAGCCAAGAAGATAACAGAGGCAGGGCTAATAAGCAGTTCGGCAAAGCTCGTTCCGCCGTATGCGATCTTGATGACAAGCCGGGCCTCGGTCGGTTATTTCGCAATCGCTGGGAAAGAGGTCTGCACGAACCAAGGATTTATTTCGATCGTGGTGGGAGAACCGACTCTGTCGCCCTACCTCCTGTTCCATTTGAGTGAGCGTGTAGAAGAAATTCGGGCAATGGGGAGCGGAAGCACATTCCCAGAAGTAAGCCGTGGCAAGTTTAGAGAGTTCCAAGTCCTGGTGCCGAGACACGCACTGAGCGTTTCTTTTTATGAGCAGACAACAAAGTTGCTGAGGCAGATACGGGTTCTGAAACAGC
- a CDS encoding TIR domain-containing protein, producing MAEKKNVFISHVHEDDALLPKLKDLIARAGMEVRDGSITSDKPNDAKNQEYIKREILAPRIQWASTLVVLIGHDTHDSWWVNWEINNAVEQGKTVVGVYAQGAMEADIPEEFRLCGDAVIVGWQGDRIVDAINGRIREWDKPDSGEARSPEWAVTRYSC from the coding sequence ATGGCGGAGAAGAAGAACGTCTTCATTTCTCACGTTCACGAGGATGATGCTCTCTTGCCAAAACTAAAAGACCTAATCGCACGAGCCGGAATGGAGGTGCGGGACGGTTCAATCACCAGTGACAAGCCGAACGACGCCAAGAACCAAGAGTATATCAAGCGTGAAATTCTGGCACCCCGCATTCAATGGGCCAGTACGCTGGTAGTCCTTATCGGTCATGACACGCATGACAGTTGGTGGGTGAATTGGGAAATAAATAATGCCGTCGAGCAAGGCAAGACGGTGGTCGGTGTATACGCACAAGGCGCAATGGAGGCCGACATTCCAGAGGAGTTTCGCCTCTGCGGTGACGCCGTTATTGTTGGCTGGCAAGGTGATCGGATTGTGGATGCAATCAACGGACGAATCCGTGAGTGGGACAAACCAGACTCAGGTGAGGCCAGGAGCCCAGAGTGGGCCGTCACGCGGTATAGTTGTTGA
- a CDS encoding toll/interleukin-1 receptor domain-containing protein: MSLKKGSNRAETYKGYGVSSYRFTESSFSTDICIFLSYIRIDRGIAAAIGDYIKNAGFDIYLDLNDQELERAVQANDAARITRCIEDGVNASSHLMCLVSEDTVRSWWVPYEIGYAKKGGKRIATLTLKDTKRLPAYLAIGEVLLGTKSLNEFLNRLLRNYITESEIFRSSVSYGAGSGYLIKHTAQSHPLDAYLEFSG; encoded by the coding sequence ATGTCGTTGAAGAAGGGCTCGAATAGGGCGGAAACTTACAAAGGGTATGGTGTTTCGTCCTACAGGTTTACGGAATCGTCCTTTTCCACGGACATTTGCATCTTCCTTTCCTACATACGTATCGACCGAGGGATTGCAGCTGCCATCGGCGACTACATCAAGAACGCCGGCTTCGACATCTACCTGGACCTGAACGACCAGGAACTCGAAAGAGCAGTCCAGGCAAACGATGCAGCCAGGATCACCCGGTGCATAGAAGACGGGGTCAACGCAAGCAGCCACCTCATGTGTCTGGTCTCGGAAGATACGGTGCGGTCTTGGTGGGTCCCCTACGAGATCGGGTACGCGAAGAAAGGCGGGAAGAGGATTGCGACTCTCACCCTGAAGGACACGAAGCGCCTACCGGCGTACCTCGCGATCGGGGAGGTGCTACTGGGAACGAAGAGTCTCAACGAATTTCTGAACCGTCTCTTGAGGAATTACATCACCGAATCGGAGATATTCCGATCGTCCGTCTCGTATGGGGCGGGCAGCGGCTACCTGATCAAACACACCGCGCAGAGCCATCCTCTGGACGCGTATCTGGAATTCAGTGGTTAG
- a CDS encoding MerR family transcriptional regulator — MKIVSIYFSSHHVESLLKINRKTLCYWRKVGIFSPTEKTKKGHFRYSFQDLVALKTIIKLRGEGITTYKVRKLAAELADMYPSINPFSKLSLYVIGKEVIVADDNAPFNPITKQGTFIRNTDIKKWIKKATLDSIGASNTLQAQVGVEGSR, encoded by the coding sequence ATGAAAATTGTTTCCATATATTTTTCAAGCCATCATGTGGAATCACTCCTAAAAATTAACAGGAAAACACTTTGTTATTGGCGAAAGGTGGGAATATTTTCCCCAACAGAAAAGACAAAAAAGGGGCATTTTCGTTATTCATTCCAAGACTTAGTTGCCCTAAAGACAATAATTAAACTAAGAGGGGAGGGAATTACCACATATAAGGTTAGAAAGTTGGCGGCTGAATTGGCTGATATGTATCCGTCAATAAATCCTTTTTCCAAGCTTTCATTATATGTAATCGGCAAAGAGGTTATAGTTGCCGATGATAACGCCCCTTTTAATCCAATTACTAAGCAAGGTACATTCATAAGAAATACGGATATTAAGAAATGGATAAAGAAAGCCACTCTGGATTCTATTGGCGCATCAAATACTCTTCAGGCCCAAGTTGGCGTGGAGGGGAGTCGGTAG
- a CDS encoding N-6 DNA methylase, which yields MTADVFKDIEKLEADLWEAADNLRANSKLTSSDYFMPVLGVIFLRHAANRFDAASRQIEADRESGVMPRRKVLPADYLRRRALWLPENARYDWIMKQAAVSGSDLPKLVTDAMTAIEAEFEPLQGVLPKDFGIFEPKVLEDLMRQFDSEQIKQATGDVFGRIYEYFLAKFSIQKAHDNGEFFTPASIVQTIVNVIEPNHGVVFDPACGSGGMFVQSSHFIEHEGGDTAKKVVFYGQEKNRDTIRIAKMNLAVHGLEGKIAEAITYYQDEHTLAGKCDFVMANPPFNVDLVDAERIKIDPRLPFGLPGVNKQKKVGNGNYLWISYFWSYLSKKGRSGFVMSSQASSAGHGEKDVRKKIVETGDVDVMISIRSNFFYTRTVPCELWFFDRAKPPECRDKVLMLDARNVYRKVTRKIFDFSPEQMRNISAIVWLYRGQKARFLGLVREDLGYVCDEIVAIPSALKVFDATLTDLRGRFKPLAKAVADHANIDAGKKQAFAESVKELLDAVAPYGADRAALLSALDQFGRKLAKVLPSGNEGQHAARQAFAPTVEAIRGLVKQVDLLYKLAARVADLGRELAGEDAIAVVYDRREAGKLVKLLDDQRKAAVEQLKRAVYFHRQVAWLQDRFPKAELESVPGLVKLVDRKEIEAADWSLTPGRYVGVAPPEVDDDFDFEQTLRGIHTELADLDKEAAELAAKIQENFEELA from the coding sequence ATGACCGCTGACGTATTCAAGGACATCGAAAAACTCGAAGCCGACCTGTGGGAGGCCGCAGACAACCTCCGCGCCAACTCCAAACTCACTTCCAGCGACTATTTCATGCCGGTGCTGGGGGTCATATTCCTTCGCCACGCGGCCAACCGGTTCGATGCGGCTTCCCGGCAGATCGAGGCGGATCGGGAAAGCGGGGTAATGCCGAGGCGGAAGGTACTACCCGCCGACTACCTCCGCCGCCGAGCCTTATGGTTGCCTGAAAACGCCCGTTACGATTGGATCATGAAACAGGCCGCCGTCAGCGGCAGCGACCTGCCGAAACTCGTCACCGACGCAATGACGGCTATCGAAGCGGAGTTCGAGCCGTTGCAGGGGGTTCTTCCTAAGGACTTTGGCATCTTCGAGCCAAAGGTGCTTGAAGACCTTATGCGCCAGTTTGACAGCGAACAGATCAAGCAGGCCACCGGCGACGTTTTCGGCCGGATCTACGAATACTTCCTTGCCAAATTCTCGATCCAGAAGGCGCACGACAACGGTGAGTTCTTCACCCCGGCCTCGATCGTCCAGACGATCGTCAACGTCATCGAGCCGAACCACGGGGTGGTGTTCGATCCGGCGTGCGGTTCGGGCGGCATGTTCGTACAGTCGAGCCACTTCATCGAACACGAAGGTGGCGACACGGCGAAGAAGGTCGTCTTCTACGGGCAGGAGAAGAACCGCGACACGATCCGCATTGCCAAGATGAACCTCGCGGTCCACGGGCTGGAGGGGAAGATCGCCGAGGCGATCACCTACTACCAGGACGAGCATACGTTGGCGGGGAAGTGCGATTTCGTAATGGCCAATCCGCCGTTCAATGTGGACCTGGTTGACGCTGAGCGCATCAAGATCGACCCACGCCTGCCGTTCGGTCTGCCGGGGGTGAACAAGCAGAAGAAGGTCGGCAACGGCAACTACCTCTGGATCTCCTACTTCTGGAGCTACCTGAGCAAAAAAGGCCGTTCCGGCTTCGTCATGTCCTCGCAGGCCAGCAGCGCCGGGCACGGCGAAAAGGATGTGCGGAAGAAGATCGTCGAGACCGGCGACGTTGATGTGATGATCTCGATCCGCTCCAACTTCTTTTACACACGCACCGTCCCGTGTGAGTTGTGGTTCTTCGACCGCGCGAAGCCCCCCGAGTGCCGCGACAAGGTGCTGATGCTCGATGCCCGCAACGTCTACCGGAAGGTCACGCGCAAGATCTTCGACTTCTCGCCGGAGCAGATGCGGAACATCTCGGCGATCGTCTGGCTCTATCGCGGGCAAAAGGCGAGGTTCCTCGGGTTGGTGCGGGAGGATCTCGGGTACGTCTGCGATGAGATCGTGGCGATCCCATCCGCGTTGAAAGTCTTCGATGCGACGCTCACCGATCTGCGGGGGCGGTTCAAGCCGCTCGCCAAGGCGGTGGCGGACCATGCCAACATCGACGCCGGGAAGAAACAGGCGTTCGCCGAATCCGTGAAGGAGTTGCTCGATGCGGTCGCTCCCTACGGGGCAGATCGAGCGGCACTCTTGTCCGCGCTCGACCAGTTTGGAAGGAAGTTAGCAAAGGTGCTGCCCAGTGGAAACGAAGGGCAGCACGCCGCTCGCCAGGCGTTCGCCCCGACCGTCGAGGCGATCCGCGGTCTCGTCAAGCAGGTTGACCTGCTCTACAAGCTCGCCGCGCGCGTCGCCGATCTCGGTCGGGAACTCGCTGGGGAAGATGCTATCGCTGTTGTATACGATCGCCGGGAGGCGGGGAAGTTAGTCAAGCTGCTCGACGACCAGAGGAAGGCGGCCGTTGAACAGCTCAAGCGGGCGGTCTACTTCCACCGGCAGGTAGCGTGGCTGCAGGACCGTTTCCCGAAGGCCGAGTTGGAGTCCGTTCCCGGATTGGTGAAGCTGGTCGACCGGAAAGAGATCGAGGCCGCCGACTGGTCGCTCACACCTGGCCGCTACGTCGGCGTTGCCCCGCCGGAGGTAGATGACGATTTCGACTTCGAGCAGACCCTCCGTGGCATCCATACCGAACTTGCAGACCTCGACAAGGAAGCGGCAGAGCTGGCGGCGAAGATCCAGGAGAACTTCGAGGAGCTGGCATGA
- a CDS encoding TIR domain-containing protein: MPYYGTRRKVFISFHQKDQTEVEDFIDRWAERGGLFIPKVLGVSDNDDIINSQNPEYVMSQIRTRYLGDSTVTMVLVGSCTHSRRYVDWELKASLRQGVNLIPNGVMGIILPSCGANAYLPQRLEENWSKGHQDCYARYWIAPRTADELVEWVEDAHGARTSRAHLIQNGSTMMGYNRRCEICRVTH; this comes from the coding sequence ATGCCGTATTACGGGACGAGAAGGAAGGTGTTCATATCCTTCCATCAGAAGGACCAGACTGAGGTCGAGGATTTCATCGACCGTTGGGCGGAACGGGGGGGGCTGTTTATACCCAAGGTGCTGGGCGTTTCCGATAACGACGACATCATTAACAGTCAGAATCCCGAGTACGTGATGAGCCAGATACGAACTCGGTACCTCGGCGACTCAACTGTGACCATGGTCCTCGTAGGATCCTGCACCCACAGCAGGAGATATGTCGACTGGGAGCTTAAGGCTTCTCTGCGTCAGGGAGTCAACCTCATCCCCAATGGTGTGATGGGCATCATCCTTCCGTCCTGCGGCGCCAACGCATATCTGCCTCAGAGGTTGGAGGAAAACTGGTCCAAGGGACACCAAGATTGCTACGCTAGGTATTGGATTGCCCCCAGGACGGCAGATGAGCTCGTCGAATGGGTTGAGGATGCCCACGGTGCCCGTACGTCCCGGGCGCACCTGATTCAGAACGGCTCTACCATGATGGGGTACAACCGAAGATGCGAGATTTGCAGGGTGACCCACTGA
- a CDS encoding nucleotide kinase domain-containing protein translates to MTVEKNHEPFKKPSQSVAPSRENKVRPISIGSGRVLKVTTVFDTYWRFAVKRQELFMRRIMGTPQPWTDDQILASHRFTNVYRASDRVSQYLIRHVLYEGPQSIEELFFRAILFKFFNRIGTWEELTAKLGAPSWKRFEFERYATVLDAMMARGKRIYSAAYIMPSPSFGSAWKHRNHLRLLEYMMRDGAPRRIALARSLKKVFEILRGYPSLGDFLAFQFSIDLNYSQLIDFSEMEFVVAGPGAREGIRKCFTDTAGLSERDLIRMIAERADEEFRRLGLSFQTLWGRPLQLIDCQNLFCEVDKYARMVHPEIKGKSGRTRIKQKFTPNFAPIPHWYPPKWGL, encoded by the coding sequence ATGACGGTTGAGAAGAATCACGAGCCCTTTAAGAAACCAAGCCAGTCTGTTGCACCTTCCCGTGAGAACAAGGTTCGCCCGATCTCGATCGGTTCCGGCCGCGTCCTAAAAGTTACGACGGTATTCGATACCTACTGGCGATTCGCGGTGAAGCGACAAGAGTTGTTCATGCGAAGGATAATGGGCACTCCGCAGCCCTGGACAGATGATCAGATACTAGCCTCCCATCGTTTTACGAATGTCTACCGTGCATCCGACCGTGTGTCCCAATACCTGATACGCCATGTTCTTTACGAAGGGCCGCAAAGCATCGAAGAGTTATTTTTTCGGGCCATTCTTTTCAAATTCTTTAATCGGATAGGGACCTGGGAGGAGCTTACGGCGAAGTTAGGCGCTCCATCGTGGAAGCGCTTTGAGTTCGAGCGATACGCAACAGTTCTCGATGCGATGATGGCGCGCGGCAAGCGTATCTACTCAGCAGCGTATATCATGCCATCCCCATCTTTCGGGAGTGCGTGGAAGCACCGTAATCATCTCCGGCTTCTTGAGTACATGATGCGAGATGGCGCACCTAGACGCATAGCTTTGGCGAGGTCGCTCAAGAAGGTCTTTGAGATACTGCGAGGCTACCCATCCCTAGGAGACTTTCTCGCATTTCAATTTTCCATCGACTTAAATTACAGTCAGTTGATTGACTTTTCAGAGATGGAGTTCGTGGTAGCAGGGCCCGGTGCGCGTGAAGGCATTCGGAAGTGCTTCACAGATACCGCGGGACTCAGCGAACGCGACCTTATACGCATGATTGCGGAACGCGCAGACGAAGAATTCAGGAGGCTCGGCCTATCATTCCAGACACTGTGGGGGCGCCCTTTACAGCTAATCGACTGTCAGAATTTGTTTTGCGAGGTAGACAAGTACGCGCGCATGGTACATCCGGAAATCAAAGGTAAGTCAGGGCGCACACGTATCAAACAGAAATTCACGCCGAACTTTGCCCCGATTCCTCATTGGTATCCGCCTAAGTGGGGGCTCTAG
- a CDS encoding toll/interleukin-1 receptor domain-containing protein — MANDEHVSIALKGAEAIAVWRSGRPDAQLDLSGAALRRVELVRANLNGADLRGTNFEWADFRWADAIGADFSGSNLDRADFHKSDLRGATFRGTNISDTNFEDADLRNGDFEEAVFLHTRLLNSDMAGAKGLQTSIHRGPSLIDSETLMKAGYLPSVFLRGCGLSEAAIEAAYVSDTEALADSLESGGEYYSCFISYASQDSLFAKRLHADLQGKGARCWFDKRDLRTGAKILDSIYEAIRRHEKLLLIISENSIASTWVEDEVLRAISEERDRGDTVIFPIRIDDGVNRSRKSWAVKIRDNRHITDFNNWRDRNSYRVSLNRLLTDLKKEATS; from the coding sequence ATGGCGAATGATGAGCACGTCAGCATCGCCTTGAAGGGTGCTGAAGCGATCGCGGTCTGGCGTTCGGGACGACCGGATGCGCAATTGGATCTCAGCGGGGCGGCGCTGCGAAGGGTGGAACTCGTCCGTGCGAATCTGAACGGCGCGGACCTGCGGGGCACGAACTTCGAATGGGCGGATTTTCGTTGGGCGGATGCCATCGGGGCTGACTTCTCCGGATCGAATCTGGACCGAGCCGATTTCCATAAATCGGACCTTCGCGGTGCCACTTTCCGCGGGACGAATATAAGCGATACGAACTTCGAAGATGCCGACCTGCGCAACGGTGATTTTGAAGAAGCGGTTTTTTTGCACACCCGTTTGCTGAATTCGGATATGGCCGGGGCGAAGGGCCTCCAGACGTCCATCCACCGGGGACCGAGCCTGATCGACTCCGAAACATTGATGAAGGCGGGCTACTTGCCTTCAGTGTTCCTCAGGGGTTGCGGCCTCAGCGAGGCGGCGATTGAAGCCGCGTATGTCTCGGACACCGAAGCCCTCGCCGACTCTCTGGAGAGCGGGGGCGAGTATTATTCCTGCTTCATCTCCTATGCGTCCCAGGACTCGCTGTTCGCCAAGCGGTTGCACGCCGACCTCCAGGGCAAGGGGGCGAGATGCTGGTTCGACAAAAGGGATCTGAGGACTGGAGCCAAGATCCTCGACTCAATCTACGAAGCAATCCGCCGCCATGAGAAGCTCTTGCTGATCATCTCAGAGAATTCTATCGCGAGCACTTGGGTGGAAGACGAAGTGTTGAGGGCGATTAGCGAAGAGCGTGACAGAGGAGACACGGTCATATTCCCAATTAGGATTGACGATGGGGTAAACAGGAGCCGGAAATCATGGGCGGTAAAGATCCGGGATAACCGCCATATCACCGACTTCAACAACTGGCGTGACAGGAATTCATACCGAGTATCATTGAATCGCCTATTGACGGACCTAAAAAAGGAGGCTACATCGTGA
- a CDS encoding radical SAM protein — translation MDKESHSGFYWRIKYSSGPSWRGGESVVSPRLEELCIEITGQCLMDCVHCSSSCTPENDIMLSRDKVRELLKDAKLLGAKVIEISGGEPFLHPDLLGIIEDAKRDFEVRIYTSGYVAKGNKCELGDERLLRLHRLGLDKIIFNVEGATLKTHEKITRTRDSFRSALAGIRSAKKIGIWTGVHFVPMKPNYKELSYIAQLCAKLEVDELAILRFVNQGRGNKHENILALSVDEFRDMIDRVIKLKKIYANTLEIRTGCPLNFCSILDKNNSTAQCKAGMSTLLVGFNGNISLCPAFKHAHTFTLGNVKENTLAEIWENSPILASFRELDIQEIDICNECNFSMTCRGRCVAQRFYEYGDISQGPDPMCPIREGIQALHGTRKLRASR, via the coding sequence ATGGATAAAGAAAGCCACTCTGGATTCTATTGGCGCATCAAATACTCTTCAGGCCCAAGTTGGCGTGGAGGGGAGTCGGTAGTGTCGCCAAGACTTGAAGAATTGTGCATTGAGATCACGGGCCAATGCCTCATGGATTGCGTACACTGTTCTTCCTCCTGCACTCCCGAAAACGACATCATGCTGAGCCGGGACAAAGTGAGGGAACTCCTCAAGGACGCTAAACTCCTTGGGGCCAAGGTGATCGAGATCTCGGGTGGAGAACCGTTCCTCCATCCTGACTTATTGGGTATTATCGAGGATGCCAAGAGGGATTTTGAGGTCAGGATTTACACGTCGGGGTACGTAGCTAAAGGAAACAAATGTGAATTAGGGGACGAACGACTGCTGCGACTGCACCGGCTTGGACTTGACAAGATTATATTTAACGTAGAGGGAGCGACGTTAAAAACACACGAAAAAATAACTAGAACTAGAGATAGTTTTAGGAGCGCTTTAGCAGGTATCCGCTCGGCGAAGAAAATTGGTATTTGGACGGGTGTCCATTTTGTCCCTATGAAACCAAATTACAAGGAATTATCCTATATTGCTCAACTATGTGCGAAACTTGAAGTAGACGAACTCGCAATTTTGAGATTTGTCAATCAAGGTAGGGGAAATAAGCACGAAAACATTTTAGCCCTTTCAGTTGATGAGTTTCGAGATATGATAGATAGAGTTATCAAGTTAAAGAAGATCTACGCAAACACTCTGGAAATCCGGACAGGTTGTCCTCTTAACTTCTGTTCAATTCTGGACAAGAACAATTCTACCGCACAATGCAAAGCTGGTATGTCGACTCTATTGGTGGGATTCAACGGGAACATTTCATTATGTCCAGCCTTCAAGCACGCCCATACGTTTACATTGGGGAACGTAAAGGAAAACACTCTTGCGGAAATATGGGAAAACAGCCCTATTCTCGCCTCTTTCCGTGAGTTGGATATTCAAGAAATAGATATTTGCAACGAATGTAATTTTAGTATGACCTGCCGCGGTCGTTGCGTGGCACAGAGATTCTATGAGTACGGCGATATAAGCCAAGGACCTGATCCAATGTGTCCGATCAGGGAAGGCATCCAAGCACTTCATGGGACGAGAAAACTCAGAGCAAGTCGTTGA